A genomic region of Raphanus sativus cultivar WK10039 chromosome 6, ASM80110v3, whole genome shotgun sequence contains the following coding sequences:
- the LOC108831082 gene encoding oligouridylate-binding protein 1B gives MQRLKQQQQQAMLQQAMLQQQSLYHPGLLTAPQIEPIPSGNLPPGFDPTTCRSVYVGNVHIQVTEPLLQEVFASTGPVESCKLIRKEQSSFGFVHYFDRRSAGLAILSLNGRHLFGQPIKVNWAYASGQREDTSAHFNIFVGDLSPEVTDAMLFSCFSVYPSCSDARVMWDQKTGRSRGFGFVSFRNQQDAQTAIDEAGGKWLGTRQIRCNWATKGATSGEDKMSSDSKSVVELTSGVSEDGKDTSNGDAPENNAQYTTVYVGNLGTEVSQVDLHRHFYSLGAGVIEEVRVQRDKGFGFVRYSTHVEAALAIQLGNTHSYLGGRQMKCSWGSKPTPPGTVSNPLPPPGPAPIPGFSASDLLAYERQLAMSKMAGMNPMMHHPQGQHALKQAAMGATGSNQAIYDSGFQNAQQLMYYQ, from the exons ATGCAGAGAttgaagcagcagcagcaacaagcGATGTTGCAGCAAGCGATGTTGCAGCAACAGTCCCTCTACCATCCTGGACTCCTTACCGCTCCTCAG ATAGAACCAATCCCAAGTGGAAATCTTCCTCCTGGTTTTGATCCAACTACTTGCCGCAGTGT GTACGTTGGAAACGTCCATATTCAGGTGACGGAACCTCTGCTTCAAGAGGTTTTTGCTAGCACTGGCCCTGTGGAAAGCTGTAAGCTTATTAGGAAGGAACAG TCTTCCTTTGGGTTTGTACACTACTTTGATCGACGATCTGCTGGTCTGGCTATCCTTTCTCTCAATGGAAGGCATTT GTTTGGACAACCTATCAAAGTTAACTGGGCCTATGCTAGTGGCCAGAGGGAGGATACATCAG ctcattttaatatatttgttggGGATTTGAGTCCGGAGGTTACAGATGCAATGCTGTTTAGTTGCTTTTCTGTCTACCCAAGCTGCtc GGATGCAAGGGTTATGTGGGATCAGAAAACTGGGCGTTCAAGGGGATTTGGATTTGTTTCGTTCCGAAACCAGCAG GATGCCCAGACTGCAATAGATGAGGCAGGCG GGAAATGGCTTGGTACCAGGCAGATTCGCTGCAACTGGGCAACAAAAGGAGCCACTTCTGGTGAGGACAAGATGAGCTCTGATTCCAAAAGTGTTGTGGAACTAACAAGTGGTGTCTCCG AGGATGGCAAAGATACAAGTAACGGCGATGCTCCTGAGAACAATGCTCAGTACACAACTGTTTACGTTGGGAATCTTGGTACAGAG GTTTCCCAGGTTGATCTTCACCGCCACTTCTATTCTCTTGGCGCTGGAGTTATTGAGGAGGTTCGTGTTCAAAGAGACAAAGGTTTTGGATTTGTACGGTACTCTACTCATGTAGAAGCCGCCCTCGCTATCCAGCTGGGAAACACACATTCCTACCTCGGTGGCAGGCAGATGAAG TGTTCTTGGGGAAGCAAGCCAACTCCACCCGGAACAGTGTCAAACCCGCTTCCTCCACCAGGTCCTGCACCAATCCCAGGCTTCTCAGCCAGCGACCTCTTGGCTTACGAGAGGCAACTAGCGATGAGCAAGATGGCGGGGATGAATCCGATGATGCATCACCCGCAGGGACAACACGCTCTCAAGCAAGCTGCGATGGGAGCCACTGGTTCAAACCAGGCCATCTATGACAGTGGTTTCCAGAACGCGCAGCAGCTCATGTATTACCAGTGA